The following coding sequences lie in one Streptomyces sp. NBC_00510 genomic window:
- a CDS encoding acyl-CoA synthetase codes for MTSTTANAPNGFWAQAAADPERVVLTSPDGDRWSARRLHEESNRLVHGLRAAGLRTGDAFAVVLPNGAEFFTAYLAAFQAGFYLVPVNHHLVGPEIAWIVADSGAKVLIAHERFGDQARAAADEAGLPGMCRYAVGATGIEGFRPYADLQAGMPGTPPGERTTGWVMNYTSGTTGRPRGIRRALSGRPPEETHLGGFLGIFGIRPFDGNVHLVCSPLYHTAVLQFAGAALHIGHPVVLMDKWTPEEMLRLIDVHRCTHTHMVPTQFHRLLALPEEVRSRHDVSSMRHAIHGAAPCPEHIKRAMLEWWGPCVEEYYAASEGGGTFASAAEWLKKPGTVGKAWPISEIAVHDDDGNRLPPGELGTVYIKMNTPGFRYHKDEAKTRASRIGDFFTVGDLGYLDEDGYLYLRDRKIDMIISGGVNVYPAEIEAALLSHPAVADAAAFGIPHDDWGEQVKAVVEPAPGHAPGPELAASVLAHCEERLAGYKRPRSVDFVAEMPRDPNGKLYKRRLRDPYWEGRARPV; via the coding sequence ATGACATCGACCACGGCGAACGCCCCCAACGGGTTCTGGGCCCAGGCCGCCGCCGACCCGGAACGGGTCGTGCTCACCTCTCCCGACGGCGACCGGTGGAGCGCCCGGCGGCTGCACGAGGAGTCCAACCGCCTCGTCCACGGCCTGCGCGCCGCAGGGCTGCGGACCGGCGACGCCTTCGCGGTCGTGCTGCCGAACGGCGCCGAGTTCTTCACGGCGTACCTCGCCGCCTTCCAGGCCGGGTTCTACCTCGTCCCGGTCAACCACCACCTGGTGGGGCCCGAGATCGCCTGGATCGTCGCCGACTCCGGCGCGAAGGTGCTGATCGCCCACGAGCGCTTCGGCGACCAGGCACGCGCCGCCGCCGACGAGGCGGGACTGCCCGGGATGTGCCGCTACGCCGTCGGCGCCACCGGCATCGAGGGCTTCCGTCCTTACGCGGACCTGCAGGCCGGCATGCCCGGCACCCCGCCCGGGGAGCGCACCACCGGCTGGGTCATGAACTACACCTCCGGCACCACCGGCCGCCCCCGCGGCATCCGGCGCGCCCTGTCCGGCAGGCCCCCCGAGGAGACCCACCTCGGCGGCTTCCTCGGCATTTTCGGCATCCGCCCCTTCGACGGGAACGTCCATCTCGTCTGTTCGCCGCTGTACCACACGGCGGTGCTGCAGTTCGCGGGCGCCGCGCTGCACATCGGCCACCCGGTCGTCCTGATGGACAAGTGGACGCCCGAGGAGATGCTGCGGCTGATCGACGTCCACCGCTGCACGCACACCCACATGGTGCCGACGCAGTTCCACCGGCTGCTGGCCCTCCCGGAGGAGGTCAGGAGCCGCCACGACGTCTCCTCGATGCGGCACGCCATCCACGGCGCCGCGCCCTGCCCCGAGCACATCAAGCGGGCCATGCTGGAGTGGTGGGGGCCGTGCGTCGAGGAGTACTACGCGGCCAGCGAGGGCGGCGGCACCTTCGCCTCCGCCGCCGAGTGGCTGAAGAAGCCCGGAACGGTCGGCAAGGCGTGGCCGATCAGCGAGATCGCCGTCCACGACGACGACGGCAACCGGCTGCCGCCCGGTGAACTCGGCACCGTCTACATCAAGATGAACACCCCCGGCTTCCGCTACCACAAGGACGAGGCCAAGACCCGGGCGAGCCGCATCGGAGACTTCTTCACGGTCGGGGACCTGGGCTACCTGGACGAGGACGGCTACCTCTACCTCCGCGACCGCAAGATCGACATGATCATCTCCGGCGGCGTCAACGTCTACCCCGCCGAGATCGAGGCCGCGCTCCTCAGCCACCCCGCGGTCGCCGACGCGGCCGCCTTCGGCATCCCCCACGACGACTGGGGCGAGCAGGTCAAGGCCGTCGTCGAGCCCGCCCCCGGCCACGCGCCCGGGCCGGAACTCGCCGCCTCCGTCCTGGCCCACTGCGAGGAGCGCCTGGCCGGCTACAAGCGCCCCCGGTCGGTGGACTTCGTCGCCGAGATGCCGCGTGACCCCAACGGCAAGCTCTACAAGCGCCGGCTCCGCGACCCGTACTGGGAGGGCCGCGCACGGCCGGTGTGA
- a CDS encoding universal stress protein, translating to MTRPVTVGLDGSPESHAAMHWAAGEALRRSVPLRLVHAGGHPYGDAVVRDAAQDLAERYPDLPVTTDVADGPPAELLVAEAGRSELLALGSQGLSGLSGFLLGSVGQATLARAEGPVVVVRTGQDEGAGDDRRPVVLGFSLRQGADEVMAFAVEDARRRGVQLRVVHAWSYPPTYGYVPAAMDPTCGAEISAAERHAVQAALAPWREKAPGVEITEEVAAGNAAQPLVDAAAGASLLVVGRCRNRHGGAGPHLGPVAAAVLHHAACPVAVVPH from the coding sequence ATGACCCGACCCGTCACCGTGGGCCTGGACGGCTCGCCGGAAAGCCACGCCGCCATGCACTGGGCGGCGGGGGAGGCGCTGCGGAGATCGGTGCCGCTGCGCCTGGTGCACGCCGGGGGACACCCGTACGGCGACGCGGTGGTGCGCGACGCCGCACAGGACCTCGCCGAGCGGTATCCGGACCTGCCCGTGACGACCGACGTGGCCGACGGCCCGCCGGCGGAGCTGCTGGTCGCGGAGGCGGGCCGCAGCGAGTTGCTCGCGCTCGGCTCGCAGGGGCTGAGCGGGCTCAGCGGCTTCCTCCTCGGGTCCGTGGGGCAGGCGACGCTGGCCCGCGCCGAGGGTCCCGTCGTGGTCGTCCGCACCGGCCAGGACGAGGGAGCCGGGGACGACCGGCGGCCCGTGGTGCTGGGCTTCAGCCTGCGGCAGGGCGCCGACGAGGTGATGGCCTTCGCGGTGGAGGACGCGCGGCGGCGCGGGGTGCAGCTGCGGGTGGTCCACGCGTGGTCGTACCCGCCGACGTACGGATACGTCCCCGCGGCCATGGACCCCACGTGCGGCGCGGAGATCTCGGCGGCGGAGCGGCACGCGGTGCAGGCCGCCCTCGCGCCGTGGCGGGAGAAGGCGCCCGGTGTGGAGATCACGGAGGAGGTCGCCGCCGGCAACGCCGCGCAGCCCCTGGTGGACGCGGCGGCCGGTGCCTCGCTGCTGGTCGTCGGGCGGTGCCGGAACCGGCACGGAGGCGCGGGCCCGCACCTGGGCCCCGTGGCGGCCGCGGTGCTGCACCACGCGGCCTGCCCGGTGGCGGTCGTCCCGCACTGA